One genomic window of Xanthobacter dioxanivorans includes the following:
- a CDS encoding branched-chain amino acid ABC transporter permease: MIAAVLAHLDAFMASYGNLVNLCLLNTLVAYGVWLALAANMFTLGTGGFMAVGAYCSVFLTMQVGAPFAVAVVAGGLLAAAVALLIGAPVLRLRGDYFMLATFAFTEVVRVIALNWDSVTGGAIGIYGIPRYTETWQLVLLVLIAIYFVFALRRSYFGRSIAAIRQDDVMSQAMGVNVFAQRLSLFVASGFVSGGVGGLAAHLNFFVGPSDFGLVRSVDALAFPILGGVNALLGPMVGAIFTTILPEVLRFSSQWREILMGLLILCVVLFLPGGAMSLIRLRPRARAAVPRASTLGQGAK, from the coding sequence ATGATCGCCGCGGTCCTCGCCCATCTCGACGCCTTCATGGCGAGCTACGGGAACCTCGTGAACCTGTGCCTGCTCAACACGCTCGTCGCCTACGGGGTGTGGCTGGCGCTGGCCGCCAACATGTTCACGCTGGGCACCGGCGGCTTTATGGCGGTGGGGGCCTATTGCAGCGTCTTCCTCACCATGCAGGTGGGCGCGCCGTTCGCCGTCGCCGTCGTCGCCGGCGGGCTCCTCGCGGCGGCCGTCGCCCTCCTCATCGGCGCGCCGGTGCTCAGGCTGCGCGGCGACTACTTCATGCTCGCCACCTTCGCCTTCACCGAGGTGGTGCGCGTCATCGCCCTCAACTGGGATTCGGTGACCGGCGGCGCCATCGGCATCTATGGCATCCCGCGCTATACGGAGACCTGGCAGCTGGTGCTGCTGGTGCTCATCGCCATCTACTTCGTGTTCGCCCTGCGCCGCTCCTATTTCGGCCGCTCCATCGCCGCCATCCGCCAGGACGACGTGATGAGCCAGGCCATGGGCGTCAACGTCTTCGCCCAGCGACTCTCCCTGTTCGTGGCGTCCGGCTTCGTCAGCGGCGGGGTGGGCGGGCTCGCGGCGCACCTGAACTTCTTCGTCGGCCCGTCCGATTTCGGCCTGGTGCGCTCGGTGGACGCCCTCGCCTTCCCCATCCTCGGCGGGGTGAACGCGCTGCTCGGCCCGATGGTCGGCGCCATCTTCACCACCATCCTGCCCGAGGTGCTGCGCTTCTCCAGCCAGTGGCGCGAGATCCTCATGGGCCTGCTCATCCTCTGCGTGGTGCTGTTCCTGCCCGGCGGCGCCATGTCGCTGATCCGGCTGCGACCGAGGGCCCGCGCCGCCGTGCCGCGCGCCTCCACCCTGGGCCAGGGAGCCAAGTGA
- a CDS encoding ABC transporter ATP-binding protein gives MAAATLELWKVAKRFQGVVAVDCVSLTAAAGRVTGLIGPNGSGKTTTMNMITGLYPTDAGHIRLDGVDIARLPPHRVAALGVARTFQNIRLLATETTLANVLLGAHRHQSAGLLDVLLGLPAVKRSEARETARCEALLELIGISHLRDVPVGGLSYGDRRRVEIARALATKPRLLLLDEPAAGMNFAEKQALADLVLAIRDMGVTVLVIEHDIEFVARVSDHIVVLNFGREIAAGTPEEVRSMPSVIEAYLGTEDA, from the coding sequence ATGGCCGCCGCGACGTTAGAGCTGTGGAAGGTGGCCAAGCGCTTCCAGGGCGTGGTGGCGGTGGACTGCGTCTCGCTCACCGCCGCCGCCGGCCGCGTCACCGGGCTGATCGGCCCCAACGGCTCCGGCAAGACCACCACCATGAACATGATCACCGGCCTGTATCCCACCGATGCCGGCCATATCCGCCTCGACGGCGTGGACATCGCGCGCCTGCCGCCGCACCGCGTCGCGGCGCTGGGCGTCGCCCGGACCTTCCAGAACATCCGCCTTCTCGCCACCGAGACCACCCTCGCCAACGTGCTGCTGGGCGCCCATCGGCACCAGTCGGCCGGCCTCCTCGACGTGCTGCTCGGCCTGCCCGCGGTGAAGCGCAGCGAGGCGCGCGAGACCGCCCGCTGCGAGGCGTTGCTCGAGCTCATCGGCATCTCGCACCTGCGGGACGTTCCGGTGGGCGGCCTGTCCTACGGCGACCGGCGGCGGGTGGAGATCGCCCGCGCCCTCGCCACGAAGCCGCGCCTGCTTTTGCTCGACGAGCCGGCGGCGGGCATGAACTTCGCCGAGAAGCAGGCGCTGGCCGACCTGGTGCTGGCCATCCGCGACATGGGGGTGACCGTGCTCGTTATCGAGCACGACATCGAGTTCGTCGCCCGCGTGAGCGACCATATCGTGGTGCTGAATTTCGGCCGCGAGATCGCCGCGGGCACGCCGGAGGAGGTCCGCAGCATGCCGAGCGTGATCGAGGCCTATCTGGGGACCGAGGATGCTTGA
- a CDS encoding ABC transporter ATP-binding protein encodes MLELIKVTSGYGTVAAVEGVDMRVPKGACVCLIGANGAGKTTTLLTICGLVRAFSGTVRIDGKDLTASPADKIVRAGVSLVPEGRRVVANMSVEDNLRVGAYVRGNDPQVPQDMERIYARFPRLRERRLQYAGSLSGGEQQMLAMGRALMARPRLLLLDEPSMGLAPHVVNDIFATIRDINAQGTTVLLVEQNARKALSVSDYGYVMEHGRIVFGDTSEALGKDPRVVAAYLGMRATADTAAAGA; translated from the coding sequence ATGCTTGAGCTCATCAAGGTCACCTCCGGCTACGGCACGGTTGCCGCCGTCGAGGGCGTGGACATGCGGGTGCCGAAGGGCGCCTGCGTGTGCCTCATCGGCGCCAACGGCGCCGGCAAGACCACCACGCTGCTCACCATCTGCGGGCTGGTGCGCGCCTTCTCCGGCACCGTGCGCATCGACGGAAAGGACCTCACCGCCAGCCCCGCCGACAAGATCGTGCGCGCCGGCGTCAGCCTCGTGCCGGAGGGGCGGCGGGTGGTGGCGAACATGTCGGTGGAGGACAATCTGCGCGTCGGCGCCTATGTGCGCGGCAACGACCCGCAGGTGCCGCAGGACATGGAGCGCATCTACGCCCGCTTTCCCCGACTGCGGGAACGCCGCCTGCAATATGCCGGCTCCCTCTCCGGCGGCGAGCAGCAGATGCTGGCCATGGGCCGCGCGCTGATGGCGCGTCCCCGGCTGCTGCTGCTCGACGAGCCGTCCATGGGCCTTGCGCCCCACGTGGTGAACGACATCTTCGCCACCATCCGCGACATCAATGCCCAGGGGACCACCGTGCTGCTGGTGGAGCAGAACGCGCGCAAGGCCCTGTCGGTGTCCGACTACGGCTATGTGATGGAGCACGGCCGCATCGTGTTCGGCGACACGTCGGAGGCGCTGGGGAAGGACCCCCGCGTCGTCGCCGCCTATCTCGGCATGCGGGCGACGGCGGACACGGCGGCCGCCGGCGCCTGA
- a CDS encoding phosphodiesterase has protein sequence MLIAQLTDFHVTVAGARVGADVDTRANFAALAAHVGALVPRPDLLLVSGDLAEAGVEEEYAFVLAGLRGLGIPFAAVPGNHDRRAPLRAAFGPHAGQEPGHGGLVLDLPGLRVIGLDTLVEGQGHGAIDPPQLTWLEGVLAGNDGRPVLVFMHHPPFATGIPAFDAIGLRAGRDGLATLLRGRADIAGLLCGHVHRVMAGSFAGHRTFIAPSASHQFALDLDTPGSFRVVREASQIALHRVVDGALVSCLVAGPAAAG, from the coding sequence ATGCTGATCGCGCAGCTCACAGATTTTCATGTCACCGTGGCCGGCGCGCGGGTCGGCGCGGACGTGGACACGCGGGCCAACTTCGCCGCCCTCGCGGCGCATGTGGGCGCGCTGGTGCCCCGGCCCGACCTGCTGCTGGTGAGCGGCGACCTGGCGGAAGCCGGTGTGGAGGAGGAATATGCCTTCGTCCTCGCCGGCCTTCGGGGCCTCGGCATCCCCTTTGCCGCGGTGCCGGGCAATCACGATCGGCGCGCGCCGCTGCGGGCCGCCTTCGGTCCGCACGCCGGGCAGGAGCCGGGCCACGGCGGGCTCGTTCTCGACCTGCCGGGCCTGCGTGTCATCGGGCTCGACACGCTGGTGGAGGGGCAGGGGCACGGTGCCATCGATCCGCCGCAGCTCACCTGGCTGGAGGGGGTGCTCGCCGGGAATGACGGGCGGCCAGTGCTGGTCTTCATGCACCATCCGCCGTTCGCCACCGGCATCCCCGCATTCGACGCCATCGGCCTGCGCGCGGGGCGGGACGGGCTCGCGACGCTGCTGCGCGGGCGGGCCGACATCGCCGGCCTCCTGTGTGGCCACGTCCACCGGGTCATGGCCGGTAGCTTCGCCGGCCACCGGACCTTCATCGCGCCATCGGCCAGTCACCAGTTCGCGCTGGACCTGGACACGCCGGGTAGCTTCCGCGTGGTGCGCGAGGCGTCGCAGATCGCCCTGCACCGCGTCGTGGACGGGGCGCTGGTGTCCTGCCTCGTCGCCGGTCCCGCAGCCGCGGGCTGA
- a CDS encoding ABC transporter substrate-binding protein: MSVKSTFSNISRRSVLVGGAAAAMAGLGGRSAFAADKVKLQFMYPVGVSGDINRLMTAMIAQFNAAHEKIEVEAVYAGSYDNTEQKVITALGVGDPPATWLPINSALQTFLGLDALADITGKAKADDIYQDFLPGFLETCISDGKLYGLPFQPSTPVLYLNKDALKAAGITKAPVTWTELLDVAKALTIRENGELKRWGLTIGGGWHDWIFECYCRQNALVPWTKDKVLFDKPEAVDALEFWVKMVQAGVMPPASTWEGSANDFMAGRTAMLYHSTGSLTNLRKSSPFEVDVAFMPKNKTFGACQGGGPIMIAKKQTDAQIEASWTFARWMTSTQVQSQWGRDTGYLAVRKSSWETPEMKAYLEQVPQARVALEQSAYAGAFLQVPGYHKVREYLKSALDRTLAGSIKPDAALKEAADNSNREIQRLLRRRS; encoded by the coding sequence ATGTCGGTCAAATCCACATTTTCCAACATTTCCCGGCGTAGTGTTCTTGTCGGCGGAGCGGCGGCCGCGATGGCCGGCCTCGGCGGGCGGAGCGCCTTTGCGGCGGACAAGGTGAAGCTGCAATTCATGTATCCGGTGGGCGTGTCCGGCGATATCAACCGGCTGATGACGGCCATGATCGCCCAGTTCAACGCCGCCCACGAGAAGATCGAGGTGGAGGCGGTCTATGCCGGCAGCTACGACAACACCGAGCAGAAGGTGATCACCGCGCTGGGCGTGGGCGATCCGCCCGCCACCTGGCTGCCCATCAACTCGGCCCTCCAGACCTTCCTCGGCCTCGACGCCCTCGCCGACATCACCGGCAAGGCGAAGGCCGACGACATCTACCAGGACTTCCTGCCCGGCTTCCTGGAAACCTGCATTTCCGACGGCAAGCTCTACGGCCTGCCGTTCCAGCCCTCCACCCCGGTGCTCTACCTCAACAAGGACGCGCTGAAGGCCGCCGGCATCACCAAGGCGCCGGTCACCTGGACCGAGCTCCTGGACGTGGCCAAGGCCCTCACCATCCGCGAGAACGGCGAGCTGAAGCGCTGGGGCCTCACCATCGGCGGCGGCTGGCACGACTGGATCTTCGAGTGCTACTGCCGCCAGAACGCCCTCGTGCCGTGGACCAAGGACAAGGTGCTGTTCGACAAGCCCGAGGCGGTGGACGCCCTCGAATTCTGGGTGAAGATGGTGCAGGCGGGCGTGATGCCGCCGGCCTCCACCTGGGAGGGCTCGGCCAACGACTTCATGGCGGGCCGCACCGCCATGCTCTACCACTCCACCGGATCGCTCACCAACCTGCGCAAGTCCTCGCCGTTCGAGGTGGACGTGGCCTTCATGCCGAAGAACAAGACCTTCGGCGCCTGCCAGGGCGGCGGCCCCATCATGATCGCCAAGAAGCAGACCGACGCCCAGATCGAGGCCAGTTGGACCTTCGCCCGCTGGATGACCTCCACGCAGGTGCAGTCCCAGTGGGGCCGCGATACCGGCTATCTCGCCGTGCGCAAGTCGTCCTGGGAAACCCCCGAGATGAAGGCCTACCTGGAGCAGGTGCCGCAGGCGCGGGTGGCGCTGGAACAGTCGGCCTATGCCGGCGCGTTCCTCCAGGTGCCCGGCTATCACAAGGTACGCGAATACTTGAAAAGCGCCCTCGACCGCACGCTCGCCGGCTCCATCAAGCCGGACGCGGCGTTGAAGGAGGCGGCGGACAATTCCAACCGCGAGATCCAGCGCCTGCTGCGCCGGCGCTCGTGA
- a CDS encoding carbohydrate ABC transporter permease: MVTGPALRARIGEAGLAYLLLAPSLVFLAAFTYWPIVRSVWFSFHDVMLGSDKIFFLGWENYERLWTDGLFWKSLANTAFYTLVTIPSAIACALLLAVALDSKLRGMTFYRSAFFYPVMIPSVAAGMVWVFLYAPGYGPINHALALVGLPKLEWLYDSNTAMIAIIIMSIWKYSGYFMLILLAALQMVPSDLYEAARLDGVSAWNRLIHITIPLISPTLYFVVIIGLLHSYQIFDYVYVMTQGGPADATNVLTFYIYQNGFQYQDIGYASTLANVLLLFVGGLITLVALVFGRRVHYLGR, from the coding sequence ATGGTCACAGGTCCCGCACTGCGCGCCCGCATCGGTGAAGCCGGGCTCGCCTACCTGCTGCTTGCGCCCTCGCTGGTTTTCCTGGCCGCCTTCACCTATTGGCCGATCGTCCGCTCCGTCTGGTTCAGCTTCCACGACGTGATGCTCGGGTCGGACAAGATCTTCTTCCTCGGCTGGGAGAATTACGAGCGGCTGTGGACCGACGGCCTGTTCTGGAAGTCGCTGGCCAACACCGCCTTCTACACCCTCGTCACCATTCCCTCCGCCATCGCCTGCGCGCTGCTTCTGGCCGTCGCCCTCGACAGCAAGCTGCGCGGCATGACCTTCTACCGCTCGGCCTTCTTCTATCCGGTGATGATCCCCTCGGTGGCCGCCGGCATGGTGTGGGTGTTCCTCTATGCCCCGGGCTACGGCCCCATCAACCACGCGCTCGCACTCGTCGGCCTGCCCAAGCTCGAATGGCTCTATGACAGCAACACGGCGATGATCGCCATCATCATCATGAGCATCTGGAAGTATTCCGGCTACTTCATGCTGATCCTTCTGGCGGCGCTGCAGATGGTGCCCTCCGACCTCTACGAGGCGGCGCGTCTCGACGGCGTCTCCGCCTGGAACCGGCTCATCCACATCACCATCCCGCTGATCTCGCCGACCCTCTACTTCGTCGTCATCATCGGGCTTCTGCACTCCTACCAGATCTTCGACTACGTCTACGTGATGACCCAGGGCGGTCCGGCGGACGCCACCAACGTGCTCACCTTCTACATCTACCAGAACGGTTTCCAGTATCAGGACATCGGCTACGCCTCGACGCTGGCGAACGTGCTGCTGCTGTTCGTCGGCGGCCTCATCACCCTCGTCGCGCTGGTGTTCGGCCGGCGCGTCCACTATCTCGGGCGCTAG
- a CDS encoding carbohydrate ABC transporter permease — MSAPATSRGTLLKVRTALRRNWLHFVLLPLLALWISPLVWILVTSLKTRVEVFDPSAGFLPAVAQWSNYPAAMAVAPFGTYLVNSILATGGILICELVTITLAAYAFARLNFPGKNILFTLFLLQIMFPIYATFLTNFVTVRELGILNSLPALIVPFVASGYGTFMLRQAFRQVPTELADAARLDGCGHLGILWHVYLPLVKPTLVAFSIIAVVTHWNDYMWPLLVTNSESVRTLPIGLGLLAKSDSGADWTRLMAATVVVVSPLLLFFVIFQRRFVDSFMHAGLK; from the coding sequence TTGTCCGCCCCCGCCACCTCCCGCGGCACCTTGCTCAAGGTGCGCACCGCACTGCGGAGGAACTGGCTCCATTTCGTGCTGCTGCCGCTGCTCGCCTTGTGGATCAGCCCGCTGGTGTGGATCCTCGTCACCTCGCTGAAGACGCGGGTGGAGGTGTTCGATCCCAGTGCCGGCTTCCTGCCCGCAGTGGCGCAGTGGAGCAACTATCCCGCCGCCATGGCGGTGGCGCCGTTCGGCACCTACCTGGTCAATTCCATCCTCGCCACCGGCGGCATCCTGATCTGCGAGCTCGTCACCATCACGCTCGCGGCCTATGCCTTCGCGCGGCTGAACTTCCCCGGCAAGAACATCCTCTTCACCCTGTTCCTGCTGCAGATCATGTTCCCCATCTACGCCACCTTCCTCACCAACTTCGTCACGGTGCGCGAGCTCGGCATCCTCAATTCCCTGCCGGCGCTCATCGTGCCCTTCGTGGCCTCCGGCTACGGCACGTTCATGCTGCGCCAGGCGTTCCGGCAGGTGCCAACCGAGCTTGCGGACGCCGCGCGCCTCGACGGCTGCGGCCACCTCGGCATCCTTTGGCACGTCTACCTGCCGCTGGTGAAACCGACGCTGGTGGCGTTCTCCATCATCGCCGTGGTGACCCACTGGAACGACTACATGTGGCCGCTGCTCGTCACCAATTCGGAGAGCGTGCGCACGCTGCCCATCGGCCTCGGCCTGCTGGCGAAATCCGACAGCGGCGCCGACTGGACACGGCTGATGGCGGCGACCGTCGTCGTGGTGTCGCCGCTGCTGTTGTTCTTCGTCATCTTCCAGCGCCGCTTCGTCGACAGCTTCATGCACGCGGGTCTGAAGTAG
- a CDS encoding ABC transporter ATP-binding protein produces the protein MAEVVLQGVSKSYQGRPTVHGVDLAVADKEFMVLVGPSGCGKSTTLRMIAGLEDITAGRLLIDGRDVTHAEPQKRDIAMVFQSYALYPHMSAYQNMAFGLLKTSKLPKPEIDRRIGQAAEILHITHLLDRKPNALSGGERQRVAIGRALVRQPKVFLFDEPLSNLDAKLRTHMRGELKRLHRELGLTVIYVTHDQIEAMTLGTRVAILSEGRLQQLGPPMDLYMRPANTFVATFIGSPEMSLLRCAVRPNGSGSVVSHAAFSTHVPERAEAGEILLGIRPEEVIVGPSDGPCLARGRVERTELIGSEALAEILVGDDRIMVRTPVTQAPPVGAEVGVSFDMTRARLFDAATGRALPRH, from the coding sequence ATGGCCGAAGTCGTTCTTCAGGGCGTGAGCAAGTCCTATCAGGGGCGCCCCACCGTGCACGGGGTGGACCTCGCCGTGGCGGACAAGGAATTCATGGTCCTCGTCGGCCCGTCCGGCTGCGGCAAGTCCACCACGCTGCGCATGATCGCCGGGCTGGAGGACATCACCGCCGGCCGCCTCCTCATCGACGGGCGGGACGTGACCCATGCGGAGCCGCAGAAGCGCGACATCGCCATGGTATTCCAATCCTACGCCCTCTACCCGCACATGAGCGCCTACCAGAACATGGCGTTCGGGCTGCTGAAGACCTCGAAGCTGCCGAAGCCGGAGATCGACCGGCGCATCGGCCAGGCGGCGGAGATCCTGCACATCACCCACCTGCTCGACCGCAAGCCCAACGCCTTGTCCGGCGGCGAGCGCCAGCGGGTTGCCATCGGCCGGGCGCTGGTGCGCCAGCCCAAGGTCTTCCTGTTCGACGAGCCGCTCTCCAATCTCGACGCCAAGCTGCGCACCCACATGCGCGGCGAGCTGAAGCGGCTGCACCGGGAGCTGGGCCTCACCGTCATCTACGTGACCCATGACCAGATCGAGGCCATGACGCTCGGCACGCGCGTCGCCATCCTCTCGGAAGGCCGTCTCCAGCAGTTGGGGCCGCCCATGGACCTCTACATGCGCCCCGCCAACACCTTCGTCGCCACCTTCATCGGCTCGCCCGAGATGAGCCTGCTGCGCTGCGCGGTCAGGCCCAACGGCTCCGGCAGCGTGGTCAGCCATGCCGCCTTCTCCACCCACGTGCCGGAGCGCGCCGAGGCGGGCGAGATCCTCCTCGGCATCCGCCCGGAAGAGGTGATCGTCGGGCCGTCCGACGGACCCTGCCTGGCGCGCGGCCGGGTGGAGCGCACCGAGCTGATCGGCTCCGAGGCCCTGGCCGAGATCCTGGTGGGCGACGACCGCATCATGGTGCGCACCCCCGTCACCCAGGCCCCGCCGGTCGGCGCGGAAGTGGGGGTGAGCTTCGACATGACGCGCGCCCGCCTGTTCGACGCGGCCACCGGCCGCGCCCTGCCCCGTCACTAG
- a CDS encoding DeoR/GlpR family DNA-binding transcription regulator, with protein sequence MAQTVRQQEIVELLRARRSATITDLAEHFQVSDETIRRDLKALAEAGMVDKFHGGVRLNVAEWEAPFDRRLREQAPAKRRIAHAAAELIEEDATILLDNSSTSCFLAQVLAPRPGRLTAITFSMEVAQILSSSGRNHRVILPGGELRADDRTIIGPSAIDFASQFTPSLFVMSVAAASASRGLMDFDLFETEFKRAMIPLADKVMLLLDGSKYAKPGLIQVCDWPAVDILVSDAPPPAAFREALEHARLVLAPPLTEAGEGNGRRPAYAE encoded by the coding sequence ATGGCCCAGACCGTGCGTCAGCAAGAGATCGTGGAGCTGCTGCGCGCGCGGCGCTCCGCCACCATCACCGACCTCGCCGAGCACTTCCAGGTGTCGGACGAGACCATCCGGCGCGACCTGAAGGCGCTGGCGGAAGCCGGCATGGTGGACAAGTTCCACGGCGGCGTGCGCCTCAACGTGGCCGAATGGGAGGCCCCCTTCGACCGCCGCCTGCGGGAGCAGGCGCCGGCCAAGCGCCGCATCGCCCATGCCGCGGCGGAATTGATCGAGGAGGACGCCACCATTCTCCTCGACAACTCGTCCACCTCCTGCTTCCTCGCCCAGGTGCTGGCGCCGCGGCCGGGCCGGCTCACCGCCATCACCTTCTCCATGGAGGTGGCGCAGATCCTGTCCTCCTCCGGCCGGAACCACCGCGTGATCCTGCCGGGCGGCGAGCTCAGGGCGGACGACCGCACCATCATCGGCCCGTCCGCCATCGATTTCGCCTCGCAATTCACACCGAGCCTGTTCGTGATGTCGGTGGCCGCCGCCTCCGCATCGCGCGGCCTGATGGACTTCGACCTGTTCGAGACCGAGTTCAAGCGCGCCATGATCCCGCTCGCCGACAAGGTGATGCTGCTGCTGGACGGCTCGAAATACGCCAAGCCCGGCCTCATCCAGGTGTGTGACTGGCCAGCGGTGGACATCCTGGTCTCCGACGCGCCGCCACCCGCCGCCTTTCGCGAGGCGCTGGAGCACGCACGCCTGGTTCTGGCGCCGCCCTTGACCGAGGCGGGCGAGGGCAACGGCCGCAGGCCCGCTTATGCCGAATAG
- a CDS encoding NAD(P)H-dependent flavin oxidoreductase has translation MSIPAQLQGRLKIPAVASPMFLTSGPDLVVEVCRSGMVGTFPALNARTSDDFRSWLNEIKTRLAAFPDAAPFGVNLIVHKSNPRLAADLAICIAEKVPLIITSLGAVRDLVDGVHAYGGLVFHDVISRRHAEKAAEAGVDGIVAVCAGAGGHAGAVSPFALVAEIRQVFDGTILLAGAINTGAQILAARVAGADLAYMGTRFIATREAMVDTAYKSMILDTAAADIVYTSAISGVNANFLRPSIAAAGLDPDHLVSHGALDMASEAKAWKTVWSAGQGVGGIADILPAAELCARLGQEYREAVARVAADPFA, from the coding sequence ATGTCCATTCCCGCGCAGCTCCAGGGCCGCCTGAAGATTCCCGCCGTCGCCTCGCCCATGTTCCTCACCTCCGGTCCGGACCTCGTCGTCGAGGTCTGTCGCTCGGGGATGGTGGGGACGTTTCCGGCCCTCAACGCCCGTACCAGCGACGATTTCCGCTCCTGGCTCAACGAGATCAAGACGCGGCTCGCGGCGTTCCCGGACGCCGCCCCGTTCGGCGTCAACCTCATCGTGCACAAGTCCAATCCGCGCCTTGCCGCGGACCTCGCCATCTGCATCGCCGAGAAGGTGCCGCTCATCATCACCTCGCTGGGCGCGGTGCGCGACCTCGTCGACGGGGTGCATGCCTATGGCGGCCTCGTCTTCCACGACGTGATCAGCCGTCGCCATGCCGAGAAGGCGGCGGAGGCGGGCGTGGACGGCATCGTCGCTGTCTGCGCCGGGGCCGGCGGGCATGCGGGCGCCGTGAGCCCGTTCGCCCTGGTGGCCGAGATCCGGCAGGTCTTCGACGGCACCATCCTGCTGGCCGGCGCCATCAACACCGGCGCGCAGATCCTGGCGGCGCGGGTCGCCGGTGCGGACCTCGCCTACATGGGCACGCGCTTCATCGCCACCCGCGAGGCGATGGTCGACACGGCATACAAGTCCATGATTCTCGATACGGCGGCGGCGGACATCGTCTACACGTCCGCCATCAGCGGTGTGAACGCGAACTTCCTGCGGCCGAGCATCGCCGCGGCCGGGCTCGATCCGGACCACCTGGTGTCCCACGGGGCGCTCGACATGGCCAGCGAGGCGAAGGCGTGGAAGACCGTCTGGTCGGCAGGGCAGGGCGTGGGCGGCATCGCCGACATCCTGCCGGCCGCGGAGCTGTGCGCGCGGCTCGGGCAGGAATACCGGGAGGCCGTGGCGCGGGTGGCAGCCGATCCGTTTGCCTGA